One Halarcobacter ebronensis genomic window carries:
- a CDS encoding helix-turn-helix domain-containing protein, which translates to MSILLERKVYLDKMEKIYPLDIAQKKSIKFKNKNFFDNSLKHYRTSFGISYMLFKAYFKDDIILESKHEFKDVTFIMFNDSYSSSSIQEFDKNNEFIFKPKHYVIGKISENFESLNKYLANKKYCTHYVLFENQILDDLIINYSSKKTLYDVDGFSIKFEMPISIKQNLILEELPTLFFLEGKLQELYLESKITDLIYTTVNSIKKLHLEENIYFSSKDIKSLFKAKDILTESIANPPSLKMIAHQSAINEYKLKKGFKKLFGNTVFGFLQEYRLNEAKKILMNNEININEVSYMVGYKNVSHFSKIFKEHFGLTPAQVKKNQKKVFI; encoded by the coding sequence ATGTCAATTTTGTTAGAACGCAAAGTATATTTAGATAAAATGGAAAAAATATATCCATTAGATATAGCACAAAAAAAAAGTATAAAATTTAAAAACAAAAATTTTTTTGATAACTCTCTTAAACATTATCGAACAAGTTTTGGTATCTCTTATATGTTATTCAAAGCATATTTTAAAGATGACATCATTTTAGAATCAAAACATGAATTTAAAGATGTAACTTTTATAATGTTTAATGATTCTTATAGTAGTAGCAGTATCCAAGAATTTGATAAAAATAATGAATTCATTTTTAAACCTAAACACTATGTAATTGGAAAAATTAGTGAAAATTTTGAATCACTAAATAAATATTTAGCAAACAAAAAATATTGTACACACTATGTTTTATTTGAAAACCAGATACTTGATGATTTAATTATAAATTATTCATCTAAAAAAACATTATATGACGTAGATGGATTTTCAATAAAATTTGAAATGCCTATTAGTATAAAACAAAATTTAATTTTAGAAGAATTGCCAACATTATTTTTTTTAGAAGGAAAATTGCAAGAATTGTATTTAGAATCAAAAATTACTGATTTGATTTATACAACAGTAAATAGCATAAAAAAATTACATTTAGAAGAAAATATTTATTTTAGTTCTAAAGATATTAAATCTTTGTTTAAAGCAAAAGATATTTTAACAGAAAGCATTGCAAATCCTCCTTCATTAAAAATGATTGCGCATCAATCTGCAATTAATGAATACAAATTGAAAAAGGGGTTTAAAAAGCTTTTTGGGAACACAGTATTTGGGTTTTTGCAAGAGTATAGGCTCAATGAAGCTAAAAAAATACTTATGAATAATGAAATAAATATTAATGAAGTCTCTTACATGGTTGGCTATAAAAATGTTAGCCATTTTAGTAAAATTTTTAAAGAACATTTTGGATTAACTCCTGCACAAGTAAAAAAAAATCAAAAAAAAGTTTTTATTTAA